A stretch of Mobula birostris isolate sMobBir1 chromosome 30, sMobBir1.hap1, whole genome shotgun sequence DNA encodes these proteins:
- the cnr2 gene encoding cannabinoid receptor 2, with translation MNGNDSTPTSNSNVSVSYTPRPDNTVCSHDVLLIEQFAVLTEGQRKMVATLCSIVGPFTVLENIFIICVILLTPQLRKRPSYLFITSLATADLMASAVFVYSFISFHVVKSKDNTEVFLFKLGCVIVSFSASVGSLLLTAIDRYICIHKPSEYKTIITKKKAVNYILVMWLFVIFIGLLPLMGWNCCRSHFTCSQLFPLVDEIYLICWIMLTTCLLVIIIHVYIHILLKAYFHSVYMEKQRRKHQAKLEHKRMDIKLAKTLGLILIILITFWSPALILMTYDIFADVSKDTKMVFAFCSMLCLLHSTMNPIVYVLRSKEMRRITFNILSGCKKQAASLESSTESDGQIKTQVSSVCHEKYRSECSTSATLPE, from the coding sequence ATGAACGGAAATGATTCAACTCCAACATCCAACTCCAACGTATCTGTTTCTTACACTCCAAGACCTGACAACACAGTTTGTAGCCATGATGTCTTGCTTATCGAACAGTTCGCAGTCCTTACAGAAGGCCAAAGGAAAATGGTTGCCACATTGTGTTCAATAGTGGGGCCTTTTACTGTTTTGGAGAACATTTTCATTATATGTGTGATACTTTTGACTCCACAACTCCGAAAACGAccctcttatttatttatcacaagccTTGCCACTGCTGATCTCATGGCAAGTGCTGTATTTGTTTACAGTTTTATTAGCTTCCATGTTGTTAAGAGCAAGGACAACACGGAAGTATTTCTGTTTAAACTGGGATGTGTCATTGTGTCATTCTCAGCTTCAGTGGGCAGTTTGCTGCTCACTGCTATTGACAGGTACATATGCATTCACAAGCCTTCTGAATACAAGACAATTATTACAAAGAAGAAAGCAGTGAATTATATTTTAGTTATGTGGCTATTTGTTATTTTTATAGGCTTACTTCCTTTGATGGGTTGGAATTGCTGTCGATCACATTTTACGTGTTCCCAGCTATTTCCTTTAGTTGATGAAATCTATTTAATTTGCTGGATAATGCTTACAACCTGTCTGTTAGTTATAATAATTCATGTCTATATACATATTCTATTGAAAGCTTATTTTCATTCGGTCTACATGGAGAAACAAAGAAGGAAACATCAAGCAAAATTAGAACACAAACGTATGGACATTAAGCTTGCCAAAACACTAGGCCTAATATTAATTATTTTGATTACTTTTTGGTCTCCAGCCTTGATTCTAATGACTTATGATATATTTGCCGATGTAAGCAAAGATACCAAAATGGTGTTTGCGTTTTGCAGCATGCTGTGCTTGCTACATTCAACCATGAATCCAATAGTTTATGTGTTAAGGAGCAAAGAGATGCGCCGTATAACATTCAATATTTTGTCTGGGTGCAAGAAGCAGGCGGCATCTCTGGAGAGCAGCACGGAGTCTGACGGACAGATCAAAACCCAGGTTTCAAGTGTTTGTCATGAGAAATACAGGTCAGAATGTAGTACCTCTGCCACCTTGCCTGAGTGA